Genomic window (Thermoproteota archaeon):
GGATGGCCTTCACCCACGATCCCAAGAGCAGGATATGGGGTAAGACGGGCCTTCCTAAGGAAGACTCTTACGGGTCGCTAAAGCCCACCAAGGAGAACTTCGACCTTTGGGAGGAATTCAGGACTCTAGTGAAGGAGCTCGGAGCGAATATTGTAGTTTTTCAAAGCCCGCCCTCCTTCGAATTCAACGAGGTCAATCTCACCAACGCGCGAGAGTTCTTCTCAGCCATCTCGGGGGATTTACTGCTGACATGGGAGGTCAGAGGGGCTGGTTGGTTCAAGAGCCCGGAGTTCAAGGATCTGCTGGAGGACCTAGGTATCTCCCATGTTGTAGACCCCATGTACGAAGTTCCTGTTTACGGTAAGATCCGGTATTACAGGTTGCATGGGAGGAGGGAGGGGAAGAAGATCATTTACTCTCACAAGTACAGTCAGGAGGAATTAGAGAAGCTTAGGGAGATCGTGGAGAAGTGGTCCTTGAGGGAGAACTACGTACTATTCAATAACTCTTATTTCAGCTTTGAGAATGCCATCCAATTCCAAGAGATGGTTCATTCCACGTAGAACCAGCCCTCCATTTTCCCCCAGTCCCACCTTATTCCTTCCCCGACTGCCAACCCGTAGACTACGGCTCCTCTCCACACGCTGAACTGGGGGTCTGAGACCATCTTGGGATCGGTTTCCAGACCCACAGATTTCATCATCACCTTAAGCTTGGTCGGCGAGTCCGTTGCTATCCCTTCCAATCCTTTGGGGACTTGCCAGTTGAAGGCCCCTCCCGATAGTATAACGTGCCTCGCTATGGAAGATTGTAGTTCGACGGGGGTCTTGGAAATGGCTTCCCTTATGGCTTCGGCGAGGCTCACATCCCCTGGGATCACTTCACCTCCCACTAGAGTGTCCTTGGGAGGAGTAAAGCCCCTAGAGTAGTAGCTCTCGAAGATCTCGTGCCCGGGATTGAAGAAGAACTCGCCGATGAGGA
Coding sequences:
- a CDS encoding DUF72 domain-containing protein — translated: MGISVTVKVGCCGFQVSRKRYYEKFRLVEIQKTFYKPPKVETLRKWRGESPKDFEFTVKAWMAFTHDPKSRIWGKTGLPKEDSYGSLKPTKENFDLWEEFRTLVKELGANIVVFQSPPSFEFNEVNLTNAREFFSAISGDLLLTWEVRGAGWFKSPEFKDLLEDLGISHVVDPMYEVPVYGKIRYYRLHGRREGKKIIYSHKYSQEELEKLREIVEKWSLRENYVLFNNSYFSFENAIQFQEMVHST